A genome region from Mycolicibacterium litorale includes the following:
- a CDS encoding NAD-dependent epimerase/dehydratase family protein — protein sequence MLTGEKVLITGATGKIAFPIARALAGRNEVWGAARLRDPVDRGRLDAVGVTPLALDMSSGDFTGVPDDFTYVFHAAVDPGAGDWTHCVQTNAHHSGDLLWHCRAAKGFVLCSTGSIYGYQGQRPLRETDPPGVPLRANYSFSKVAAEAVCTWISRHHRVPLTIIRICSTYGPEGGAPADRLDAILAGEPIRLHPDRPNNYNPIYEDDYVALGIRAMEVADVPPVVVNWAGSETVSAEDYCTYLGALVGSTPAFDYTPDAHTPLWPDVTRMHEILGRTRVSWRDGMRRMTAARHPEITLAPVGPAQG from the coding sequence ATGTTGACTGGCGAGAAGGTCCTGATCACCGGAGCGACCGGCAAGATCGCCTTCCCGATCGCGCGGGCGCTGGCCGGACGCAACGAGGTGTGGGGCGCTGCCCGCCTGCGAGACCCGGTCGACCGGGGCCGGCTCGACGCCGTGGGCGTCACCCCGCTGGCACTCGACATGAGCAGCGGCGACTTCACCGGCGTCCCCGACGATTTCACCTACGTCTTCCACGCGGCGGTGGACCCCGGCGCCGGTGACTGGACGCACTGCGTGCAGACCAACGCGCACCACTCCGGTGACCTGCTCTGGCACTGCCGCGCGGCCAAGGGCTTCGTGCTCTGTTCGACCGGATCGATCTACGGTTACCAGGGACAGCGGCCCCTGAGGGAAACCGATCCGCCCGGGGTGCCGCTGCGGGCGAACTACAGCTTCTCGAAGGTGGCCGCGGAGGCGGTGTGCACGTGGATATCCCGGCACCACCGGGTCCCGCTCACGATCATCAGGATCTGCTCGACCTACGGTCCTGAGGGTGGTGCACCCGCCGACCGCCTCGACGCGATCCTCGCCGGAGAGCCGATCCGGCTCCATCCCGACCGGCCGAACAACTACAACCCGATCTACGAGGACGACTACGTCGCATTGGGCATCCGCGCGATGGAGGTGGCCGATGTCCCGCCCGTGGTGGTGAACTGGGCCGGCAGCGAGACCGTCAGCGCCGAGGACTACTGCACCTATCTCGGTGCGCTGGTCGGCAGCACGCCCGCCTTCGACTACACCCCCGACGCTCACACACCGCTGTGGCCCGACGTCACCCGCATGCACGAGATCCTGGGCCGCACCAGGGTTTCGTGGCGCGACGGTATGCGGCGGATGACCGCGGCGCGGCACCCGGAGATCACGCTGGCCCCGGTCGGGCCGGCGCAGGGCTGA
- a CDS encoding aromatic ring-hydroxylating oxygenase subunit alpha: MSHDSLVTKPASGHWTDAYPELGRGPVSLEDCVSEEFYDKEREHVFKKTWLYVGRVEAVPKSGSYFTRELRFLNTSVIVVRGKDGVIRAMHNICPHRGNKMLWEDDPFQEVSGRAPLLYCRFHGWRYKLDGSLHSATRTDLLLDFDGDSCRVPAIQCDVWEGFIFINLNPDNTESVRDYLGDLAHDLEGYPFAGPHQVYRFTAELQCNWKIFVDGFAESYHGPYLHASSFGAVTAEARDAFDQPNPFTDALAYQLEGPHRMFSFAGEPSRKTPYSKPIECVMEASAAGPWNKKPNRGPMPRGINPTRSEKYGFDSYQFFPNFVLIFGASGFTVHTHWPTGPHSHIFETEAYYQPPTTHRERLGQELTMTYLNDIILEDASPSEGLQAMLKSGVLTHFPMNDEEILLRHLHKVVGDYVERGEKETAAQP; encoded by the coding sequence ATGAGTCACGACAGCCTGGTGACCAAACCCGCGAGCGGACACTGGACCGACGCCTATCCCGAACTCGGCAGGGGACCGGTCTCGCTCGAGGACTGCGTCTCAGAGGAGTTCTACGACAAAGAACGCGAGCACGTCTTCAAGAAGACGTGGCTCTACGTCGGCCGGGTCGAGGCTGTGCCGAAGTCGGGCAGCTACTTCACCCGGGAACTGCGATTCCTCAACACCTCGGTGATCGTCGTGCGCGGCAAGGACGGCGTGATCCGCGCCATGCACAACATCTGCCCGCACCGCGGCAACAAGATGCTGTGGGAGGACGATCCGTTCCAGGAGGTGTCCGGACGCGCGCCGCTGCTGTACTGCCGCTTCCATGGTTGGCGCTACAAGCTGGACGGCTCCCTGCACTCGGCGACCCGCACGGATCTCCTGCTCGACTTCGATGGCGACAGCTGCCGGGTGCCCGCGATCCAGTGTGACGTCTGGGAAGGCTTCATCTTCATCAATCTGAACCCGGACAACACCGAGTCGGTGCGCGATTACCTCGGCGACCTCGCCCACGATCTGGAGGGCTATCCCTTCGCGGGACCGCACCAGGTCTACCGGTTCACGGCCGAATTGCAGTGCAACTGGAAGATCTTCGTCGACGGATTCGCCGAGAGCTATCACGGCCCCTATCTGCACGCCTCCTCGTTCGGCGCTGTCACCGCCGAGGCCAGAGACGCGTTCGACCAGCCCAATCCGTTCACCGATGCGCTGGCCTATCAGCTCGAGGGACCGCACCGGATGTTCTCCTTCGCCGGTGAGCCGTCGCGAAAAACGCCGTACTCCAAGCCGATCGAGTGCGTGATGGAGGCCAGCGCGGCGGGTCCGTGGAACAAGAAGCCCAACCGCGGTCCGATGCCGCGGGGTATCAATCCGACTCGCTCGGAGAAATACGGCTTCGACTCCTACCAGTTCTTCCCGAACTTCGTGCTCATCTTCGGGGCGTCGGGCTTCACCGTGCACACCCACTGGCCCACCGGACCGCACTCGCACATCTTCGAGACGGAGGCGTACTACCAGCCGCCCACGACCCACCGCGAACGCCTGGGCCAGGAACTGACCATGACGTATCTCAACGACATCATCCTCGAGGACGCCAGCCCCTCCGAAGGTCTGCAGGCGATGCTGAAAAGCGGTGTCCTGACCCACTTCCCGATGAACGACGAGGAGATCCTGCTGCGCCATCTGCACAAGGTCGTCGGTGACTACGTGGAACGGGGCGAGAAGGAAACGGCGGCGCAGCCATGA
- a CDS encoding nitric oxide reductase activation protein NorD produces MTDASDPGHSFPAAPLAPGHPDRFRFLATHIAGRSVDVTEAPEGQPAHTNGQFIFVSGGRSVPEQRREMIVQAALLGAGSLKPHLVKGLRARSTLARRYLALEGRRVLADLARQIPLDAALLGDGPPGTASADESLEVAKSRAHVPEPPEWFGVIKPSRLLAAPAGPGGQATNKDLQLTFDPIDMPESEDDDEDEDDDGGKSGESKILKLFESPIFNNQSMSDYMRKMFGGSRSPGEGAAGAEMTVRSTRRVQEIGPDARPLPTRIHFTDDGKPGAAVGVGGALYPEWDVFNDRYKPDWCRVIDFPLTVAADVADAGVSRDDVLRRRLARVGLGPKVLRGRADGDDLDIEALIDLFVDLQSGFSGAEHVYLERRKLARNLGVLILIDASGSAVDADSDGLAVHDHQRRAAATLAVTLEELGDRVAVYAFRSQGRHAVHLPAIKTFDQSFSAVGRARLNQLEPASYTRLGAGIRGAGEVLKNEAGTPNRLLLVLSDGFPYDDGYEGRYAEADASKALEELRMEGVACLCLSIGAATETDVLERVFGSASYASAPALSDLSPQMDELFMSALAELAAPKPARV; encoded by the coding sequence GTGACCGACGCGTCCGATCCCGGCCATTCATTCCCCGCCGCTCCGCTCGCCCCGGGACACCCTGACCGGTTCCGGTTCCTGGCCACCCACATCGCCGGCAGGTCGGTCGATGTCACGGAGGCGCCGGAGGGTCAGCCCGCGCACACCAACGGCCAGTTCATCTTCGTCTCGGGCGGTCGATCGGTGCCCGAGCAACGGCGCGAGATGATCGTGCAGGCCGCCCTTCTCGGCGCGGGCAGCCTGAAACCGCACCTGGTCAAGGGTTTACGCGCCCGTTCCACGCTGGCGCGCCGTTACCTGGCGCTCGAAGGGCGGCGGGTGCTGGCCGACCTGGCCCGCCAGATTCCGCTGGATGCCGCGCTGCTGGGCGACGGACCACCCGGCACGGCGTCCGCCGACGAGTCACTCGAGGTGGCCAAGAGCCGTGCCCATGTCCCCGAACCGCCGGAGTGGTTCGGTGTCATCAAACCCTCCCGGCTGCTGGCGGCACCCGCCGGACCGGGCGGGCAGGCCACCAACAAAGACCTTCAACTGACATTCGATCCGATCGACATGCCCGAGTCGGAGGACGACGACGAAGATGAGGACGACGACGGCGGAAAGTCCGGGGAGAGCAAGATCCTCAAGCTGTTCGAGAGCCCGATCTTCAACAACCAGTCCATGTCGGACTACATGCGCAAGATGTTCGGAGGTTCGCGTTCTCCCGGGGAGGGCGCCGCGGGCGCCGAGATGACAGTCCGTTCCACCCGGCGGGTGCAGGAGATCGGGCCCGATGCCCGCCCGCTGCCCACCCGGATCCATTTCACCGACGACGGCAAACCCGGCGCGGCGGTCGGCGTCGGTGGCGCACTGTATCCGGAGTGGGACGTCTTCAACGACCGGTACAAGCCGGACTGGTGCCGGGTCATCGACTTTCCCCTGACCGTCGCCGCCGATGTCGCCGACGCCGGTGTCAGTCGCGACGACGTGCTGCGGCGCCGCCTGGCGCGCGTCGGGCTCGGCCCGAAAGTCCTGCGCGGCCGCGCCGACGGGGACGACCTCGACATCGAGGCGCTCATCGACCTGTTCGTCGATCTGCAATCCGGCTTCTCCGGAGCCGAACACGTCTATCTGGAGCGTCGCAAACTCGCGCGCAATCTCGGCGTGCTGATCTTGATTGACGCCTCCGGGTCCGCCGTCGACGCCGATTCCGACGGCCTCGCGGTGCACGACCACCAGCGACGGGCCGCCGCCACTCTGGCCGTCACACTCGAAGAGCTCGGTGACCGCGTCGCCGTCTACGCATTTCGATCGCAGGGCCGCCACGCGGTACATCTGCCGGCCATCAAGACGTTCGACCAGAGTTTCAGCGCCGTCGGCCGAGCCCGGCTAAACCAGCTCGAGCCGGCGAGCTACACCCGACTCGGTGCCGGAATCCGCGGTGCGGGCGAGGTTCTCAAGAACGAGGCCGGTACGCCGAATCGGCTGCTGCTCGTGCTGTCGGACGGCTTTCCCTACGACGACGGCTACGAAGGTCGTTACGCGGAGGCCGACGCCAGCAAGGCACTCGAAGAGCTCCGCATGGAAGGCGTTGCGTGCCTGTGCCTTTCCATCGGCGCCGCCACGGAGACCGACGTGCTCGAACGCGTCTTCGGCTCTGCCAGCTACGCGAGCGCCCCGGCCCTCTCCGATCTCAGCCCGCAGATGGACGAGTTGTTCATGTCCGCACTGGCAGAACTCGCCGCACCGAAACCGGCGCGGGTCTGA
- a CDS encoding acyl-CoA dehydrogenase family protein yields the protein MAWDFETDPEYQEILDWADEFVREEVEPLDLVWPHQQFVPLDGERRRAVDPLKEQVRRRGLWATHLGPELGGQGFGQLKLALLNEILGRSQWAPIIFGCQAPDTGNAEIIAHYGTEDQKQRYLRPLLDGELFSCYSMTEPHAGADPTLFTTRAVRDGDDWVITGRKFFSSNAATAAFLIVMVVTNPDVSPYQGMSMFLVPTDTPGVNIVRNIGLYGEHAGEGSHALIHYDNVRVPAEALLGGEGQAFAIAQTRLGGGRIHHAMRTIGLSRKALDMMCERALSRQTQGSRLSDKQFVQGYIADSYAQLLQFRLMVLYTAWEIDKYNDYKRVRKDIAAVKVVMPTVLHDIAWRAMQVHGALGVTNEMPFLGMVTGAAVMGLADGPTEVHKMTVAKQVLRDHQPSADTWPTEWIPRKREAAQAKYAQYLENEVGNL from the coding sequence ATGGCGTGGGACTTCGAGACCGACCCCGAGTACCAGGAGATCCTCGACTGGGCCGACGAGTTCGTCCGGGAGGAAGTCGAACCGCTGGACCTGGTGTGGCCGCATCAGCAGTTCGTCCCACTCGACGGGGAACGTCGCCGCGCGGTCGACCCGCTCAAGGAACAGGTGCGCCGCCGCGGACTATGGGCCACCCACCTCGGGCCCGAACTGGGCGGACAGGGTTTCGGCCAGCTCAAACTCGCGCTGCTCAACGAGATCCTGGGCCGGTCCCAGTGGGCACCGATAATCTTCGGATGCCAGGCGCCCGACACGGGAAACGCGGAGATCATCGCCCACTACGGCACCGAGGATCAAAAGCAGCGGTACCTGCGGCCACTGCTCGACGGTGAGCTCTTCTCCTGCTACTCGATGACCGAACCGCACGCCGGTGCCGACCCCACACTGTTCACCACCCGGGCGGTGCGCGACGGTGACGACTGGGTGATCACCGGCCGGAAGTTCTTCTCCTCCAACGCCGCGACGGCCGCGTTCCTGATCGTGATGGTGGTGACCAACCCGGATGTCAGCCCGTATCAGGGCATGTCGATGTTCCTCGTGCCCACCGACACCCCCGGGGTGAACATCGTGCGCAACATCGGCCTCTACGGTGAGCACGCCGGCGAGGGCAGCCACGCGCTGATCCACTACGACAACGTGCGCGTGCCCGCCGAGGCACTGCTCGGCGGCGAGGGCCAGGCATTCGCGATCGCCCAGACCCGCCTGGGTGGCGGGCGGATCCACCACGCCATGCGCACGATCGGCCTGTCCCGCAAGGCACTCGACATGATGTGCGAACGTGCGCTCAGCCGCCAGACGCAGGGCAGTCGGCTGTCGGACAAACAGTTCGTCCAGGGCTATATCGCCGACTCCTACGCCCAGCTGCTGCAGTTCCGGCTGATGGTGCTGTACACCGCCTGGGAGATCGACAAGTACAACGACTACAAGAGGGTGCGCAAGGACATCGCCGCCGTCAAGGTGGTGATGCCGACGGTGCTGCACGACATCGCATGGCGGGCGATGCAGGTGCACGGCGCCCTGGGGGTGACCAACGAGATGCCGTTCCTCGGCATGGTCACCGGCGCGGCGGTGATGGGCCTCGCCGACGGGCCCACCGAGGTGCACAAGATGACGGTGGCCAAACAGGTGCTCCGCGACCATCAGCCCAGCGCCGACACCTGGCCCACCGAGTGGATTCCGCGCAAACGGGAAGCGGCACAGGCGAAGTACGCCCAGTACCTGGAGAACGAGGTGGGCAACCTGTGA
- a CDS encoding LysR family transcriptional regulator produces MEQNLPFDIDALLVFSKVVDHRSLSKAATLLGMPKSTVSRKLSKLESDLGIKLLRKNTHQLTVTDLGEKVYSHAVNILTEANGVRALVEASRHEPQGELRVAIPVFLGIDYASRVGAAFLQHYPHSRLDIRLVDSMMDPIRDGFDVVFGTGPLQDSTLIARKIFSLELFLCASAGFVRQLAEPVTDPTQLGELPFIDFGFGGPRRLTLTRNQHRHELTPRIRARANNFQVCKQYILQGLGIGVMPTQIICTTELREHTIVPVLPGWQVDALDVHMIYPFELSFSTLISAFYESAREIIIENIARA; encoded by the coding sequence ATGGAACAGAACCTTCCGTTCGACATCGATGCGTTGCTCGTGTTCAGCAAGGTGGTGGACCACCGCAGCCTTTCGAAGGCGGCGACGCTGCTGGGCATGCCGAAGTCGACCGTCAGCCGCAAACTCAGCAAGCTGGAGTCCGACCTGGGCATCAAGCTGCTGCGCAAGAACACCCACCAGTTGACCGTGACCGACCTCGGCGAGAAGGTCTACAGCCACGCGGTCAACATCCTGACCGAGGCCAATGGTGTGCGCGCCCTCGTCGAGGCCAGCAGACACGAACCCCAGGGCGAGCTCCGCGTGGCGATCCCAGTGTTCCTCGGCATCGACTACGCCTCGCGGGTCGGCGCGGCCTTTCTGCAGCACTACCCTCACTCGCGGCTGGACATCCGGCTGGTGGACAGCATGATGGACCCGATTCGGGACGGTTTCGACGTGGTGTTCGGGACCGGGCCGTTGCAGGATTCGACGCTGATCGCCCGCAAGATCTTCAGCCTCGAGTTGTTCCTGTGCGCCTCGGCCGGCTTCGTGCGGCAACTGGCCGAACCGGTGACCGATCCGACGCAGCTGGGCGAGCTGCCCTTCATCGACTTCGGGTTCGGCGGCCCGCGCAGGCTCACCCTCACGCGCAACCAGCACCGACATGAGCTGACGCCCCGGATCCGCGCGCGAGCCAACAACTTCCAGGTGTGCAAGCAGTACATCCTGCAGGGCCTCGGCATCGGGGTGATGCCCACCCAGATCATCTGCACCACCGAATTGCGTGAGCACACGATCGTCCCGGTGCTCCCCGGTTGGCAGGTCGACGCGCTCGACGTGCACATGATCTATCCGTTCGAATTGTCCTTCTCGACGCTCATCAGTGCCTTCTACGAGTCCGCGCGCGAGATCATCATCGAGAACATCGCCCGCGCATAG
- a CDS encoding TetR/AcrR family transcriptional regulator, with the protein MPDGADTVTADSGQRRATYQRARSHETKRALVAAAMALWRTNGYAQTTVADICRAAGVSRALFYFYFPAKEDVLFEVGLTSTRAAQKTVRGLLRNDYDVEVVIARALRSLERSMARNPRDLIVETILEGYRHEQGILADDETALGADMFGELFAAAQADGKIAAQVDVSHLSRLAQMHVSEGVRRWAIGGFGDRSFADVVTGDIAALITGFNVRSQDRR; encoded by the coding sequence ATGCCCGATGGCGCCGACACAGTCACCGCTGACAGTGGTCAGCGGCGTGCCACCTATCAGCGCGCCCGGTCACACGAGACCAAGCGGGCGCTCGTGGCCGCTGCGATGGCGCTGTGGCGCACGAACGGCTACGCGCAGACCACGGTCGCCGACATCTGCCGTGCGGCAGGGGTGTCTCGGGCGCTGTTCTACTTCTACTTCCCCGCCAAAGAGGACGTGCTGTTCGAAGTCGGGCTGACCTCGACCCGGGCCGCCCAGAAGACCGTGCGCGGACTGCTGCGCAACGACTACGACGTCGAGGTCGTCATCGCGCGGGCGCTGCGCAGCCTCGAGCGCTCGATGGCGCGCAACCCCCGTGACCTGATCGTCGAGACCATTCTCGAGGGTTATCGCCATGAGCAGGGGATCCTCGCCGACGACGAGACCGCGCTTGGCGCCGACATGTTCGGCGAACTGTTCGCCGCCGCTCAGGCCGACGGGAAAATCGCCGCGCAGGTCGACGTCTCCCACCTGTCACGGCTGGCGCAGATGCACGTGAGCGAGGGGGTCCGCCGCTGGGCCATCGGCGGCTTCGGCGACCGTTCCTTCGCGGACGTCGTCACCGGCGACATCGCCGCCCTGATCACGGGATTCAACGTCCGCAGCCAGGACCGCCGGTGA
- a CDS encoding alpha/beta fold hydrolase — protein sequence MTVVLVHGNPETDAVWDPLVEALGRTDVVRLSPPGFGAPLPSGFSATFLAYRDWLVDELEGIDGPVDLVGHDWGGGHVVNAVMHRPELVRSWASDVLGLFDRDYVWHDMAQGFQTPETGEQLVELMQQGAVQDRARQLADFGIPQDVAASFAAAQGPEMGRAILALYRSASQPALADAGRALENAAARPGLSLVATEDPFVGTDEMRRRAAGRAGARTEVLHGLGHWWMVEDPTVGAAALNRFWASLDG from the coding sequence GTGACTGTGGTTCTGGTACACGGCAACCCGGAGACCGACGCGGTCTGGGACCCGCTCGTCGAGGCACTCGGGCGCACCGATGTGGTCCGGTTGTCGCCGCCGGGATTCGGTGCGCCGTTGCCCAGCGGCTTCTCGGCCACGTTCCTCGCCTACCGTGACTGGCTCGTCGACGAGCTCGAGGGCATCGACGGCCCCGTCGACCTCGTCGGACACGACTGGGGCGGAGGTCACGTGGTGAACGCGGTGATGCACCGGCCCGAACTCGTGCGCAGTTGGGCCAGTGACGTCCTCGGCTTGTTCGACCGCGACTACGTGTGGCACGACATGGCGCAGGGCTTCCAGACGCCGGAGACCGGCGAGCAACTGGTCGAGCTGATGCAACAGGGCGCGGTGCAGGACCGGGCGCGTCAGCTGGCCGATTTCGGGATCCCCCAGGATGTGGCGGCGTCGTTCGCCGCGGCGCAGGGTCCGGAGATGGGTCGGGCGATCCTCGCGCTCTACCGCTCGGCGAGCCAACCGGCGCTGGCCGACGCCGGGAGGGCACTGGAGAACGCCGCGGCACGGCCGGGGCTGTCGCTCGTGGCCACCGAGGACCCTTTCGTCGGCACCGACGAGATGCGGCGCCGGGCGGCCGGCCGGGCCGGCGCCCGCACCGAGGTGCTCCACGGGCTGGGGCACTGGTGGATGGTGGAGGACCCGACCGTCGGTGCGGCGGCCCTCAACCGGTTCTGGGCGTCACTCGACGGATGA
- a CDS encoding CbbQ/NirQ/NorQ/GpvN family protein, which yields MSISTSAVVAPVANAPYYRAVGDEVEVFRAAARRGLPVLLKGPTGCGKTRFVEAMAHQLGRDLITVAGHEDMTSADLVGRFLLKGGETVWVDGPLTRAVREGAIFYLDEVVEARQDTTVVIHPLADHRRELPVDRLGTTLQAAPGFQLVISYNPGYQSVLKNLKESTRQRFIAIELGYPSPEVETEVVAYEAGIDSQTAHALVRLAYAIRNLDGSPLREVSSTRMLILAGGLAAEGLNLRSAVHAAVVQVLSDDDDVIRALDELVDTVLPQT from the coding sequence ATGTCGATCAGTACTTCTGCGGTGGTCGCCCCCGTTGCCAACGCGCCGTACTACCGCGCGGTGGGCGACGAGGTGGAGGTCTTCCGCGCGGCGGCCCGCCGAGGCCTGCCGGTGCTTCTGAAAGGCCCGACGGGATGCGGGAAGACGCGATTCGTCGAGGCGATGGCCCACCAGCTGGGCCGGGATCTGATCACCGTCGCGGGCCACGAGGACATGACGTCGGCGGATCTGGTCGGCCGGTTCCTGTTGAAGGGCGGTGAGACGGTCTGGGTGGACGGGCCGTTGACCCGCGCCGTGCGCGAGGGCGCCATCTTCTATCTGGACGAGGTGGTGGAGGCGCGTCAGGACACCACCGTGGTCATCCACCCGCTCGCCGATCACCGCCGGGAACTGCCCGTCGACAGGCTCGGCACGACACTGCAGGCGGCACCCGGATTCCAACTGGTGATCTCCTACAACCCCGGCTACCAGAGCGTGCTGAAGAACCTCAAGGAGTCGACCCGTCAGCGGTTCATCGCCATCGAACTCGGCTACCCCTCCCCCGAGGTCGAGACCGAGGTCGTCGCGTACGAAGCCGGAATCGACAGCCAGACCGCCCATGCGTTGGTCAGACTCGCCTACGCCATCAGGAATCTCGACGGCTCACCCCTGCGGGAGGTGTCCTCCACCCGCATGTTGATCCTCGCGGGTGGCCTTGCGGCCGAAGGCCTGAACCTGCGCAGTGCCGTCCATGCGGCCGTCGTCCAGGTGCTCTCCGACGACGACGACGTCATCCGGGCCCTCGATGAACTCGTCGACACCGTCCTGCCTCAGACGTGA
- a CDS encoding TauD/TfdA dioxygenase family protein: MSLTTRLEVIDVAPRIASEIRTDLDTLLSGRESQHIRAVLEQRGVVFVRGLDITDEQQVTIARTLGKLVANEGDGGIYKISLDKNVNQKADYLKGSMFWHFDGSLQPYPNLATLLRAITLSEVGGETEFCNTYAAYDDLPQSDKELIADLRVVHSAERSQYYVRPEMSYEELSLWQKSPTKACPIVWTHRSGRKSLLLGATADYVIGLPVEDSRALLARLRDWATQPQYVYRHRWQPGDLLIWDNTGTMHRVLPYDENSGRLMHRTILAGEEPLH; the protein is encoded by the coding sequence ATGAGCCTGACCACCCGACTCGAGGTCATCGACGTCGCGCCGCGGATCGCCAGCGAGATCAGGACCGACCTCGACACCCTGCTGAGCGGCCGCGAGTCCCAGCACATCCGCGCCGTCCTCGAACAGCGCGGCGTGGTCTTCGTCCGCGGGCTGGACATCACCGACGAGCAACAGGTGACCATCGCCAGGACGCTGGGCAAGCTGGTGGCCAACGAGGGCGACGGCGGCATCTACAAGATCTCGCTGGACAAGAACGTCAACCAGAAGGCCGATTACCTCAAGGGGTCGATGTTCTGGCACTTCGACGGTTCGCTGCAGCCCTACCCGAATCTCGCGACGCTTCTTCGCGCGATCACGCTCTCCGAGGTCGGCGGAGAGACCGAGTTCTGCAACACCTACGCCGCGTACGACGACCTGCCGCAGTCCGACAAGGAGCTCATCGCCGATCTGCGGGTGGTGCACAGCGCCGAACGCTCGCAGTACTACGTCCGGCCCGAGATGAGCTACGAGGAACTCTCGCTGTGGCAGAAGTCGCCGACGAAGGCGTGCCCGATCGTGTGGACCCACCGATCGGGCCGCAAGTCTCTGCTGCTCGGGGCAACCGCCGACTACGTGATCGGGCTGCCGGTGGAGGACAGCCGCGCGCTGCTGGCCCGCCTGCGCGACTGGGCCACTCAACCGCAGTACGTGTACCGGCACCGCTGGCAGCCCGGCGACCTGTTGATCTGGGACAACACCGGCACCATGCACCGAGTGCTGCCCTACGACGAGAACAGCGGCCGGCTGATGCACCGGACCATCCTGGCGGGCGAAGAGCCTCTGCATTGA
- a CDS encoding TIGR03564 family F420-dependent LLM class oxidoreductase produces MRIGLMVGSDRERSRSERLSGLLDDGRTADEQGFASFWFPQVPGYLDAMTAVALLGRVTERIEVGTAVVPIQTRHPLIMAQQAATTQVSCGGRFTLGVGPSHDWIISGQLGLAYDKPARLVRDYLDVLSASLSGPAAVDVDNDTYHVHGSIDVTDSYEVPVLLAALGPVMLKLAGERAGGTILWMADERAIESHIAPRLTAAAAAAGRRTPRIVAGVPVALCSPGEVDDARAYASEVLGHAELSPNYLRLLEHGDADDVGDTMAAGDEAAVANRLRRYRDAGVTDLAVRVIPLGDDAATRRKSRQRTQEFVASLCADFT; encoded by the coding sequence GTGCGCATCGGGTTGATGGTCGGCTCCGACCGGGAACGCTCCCGGTCCGAGCGCCTGAGCGGGCTCCTCGACGACGGGCGGACCGCCGACGAGCAGGGTTTCGCCTCGTTCTGGTTCCCTCAGGTGCCCGGGTACCTCGACGCCATGACCGCCGTCGCGCTGCTGGGCCGAGTCACCGAGCGCATCGAGGTCGGCACGGCGGTCGTCCCGATCCAGACTCGGCATCCGCTCATCATGGCGCAGCAGGCGGCGACGACACAGGTGTCGTGCGGTGGGCGATTCACGTTGGGAGTCGGCCCCTCTCACGACTGGATCATCTCCGGGCAACTCGGCCTGGCCTACGACAAACCCGCGCGGCTGGTACGCGACTACCTCGACGTCCTGAGCGCGTCGCTGTCCGGACCGGCCGCGGTCGACGTGGACAACGACACCTACCACGTGCACGGGTCGATCGACGTCACCGACTCCTACGAGGTGCCCGTCCTGCTGGCCGCGCTGGGCCCGGTGATGCTCAAGCTGGCCGGGGAGCGGGCGGGCGGCACGATCCTCTGGATGGCCGACGAGCGGGCGATCGAAAGCCACATCGCGCCCCGCCTCACGGCCGCCGCGGCCGCCGCAGGACGCCGGACGCCGCGCATCGTCGCCGGTGTACCGGTCGCGCTGTGCTCACCGGGTGAGGTCGACGACGCCCGTGCCTACGCCAGTGAGGTGCTCGGCCACGCGGAACTCTCACCCAACTACCTTCGGCTGCTCGAGCACGGCGACGCCGACGACGTCGGCGACACCATGGCCGCCGGAGACGAGGCCGCCGTGGCGAACCGGCTGCGGCGCTATCGCGATGCCGGTGTCACCGACCTGGCCGTACGCGTGATCCCCCTCGGCGACGACGCCGCGACCCGGCGGAAGTCCCGGCAGCGCACCCAGGAGTTCGTGGCGTCGCTGTGCGCGGACTTCACCTGA